The DNA region CGGGGGCATTGTCCTGAGCGAACTCGGTGATCTGCGCAAAGATGCCCGCAGCGCGCTGGGGATCCCCAGCGGCGAGCGCTTCCTCACCCAGTTTCACGAACTGCGCGATCTCCTCGGGCGAGGGGCCCTGCGGTTCGACCGGCACGCCATCGCCCGCGCCGCCAGCGATCGGCAATTGTGCGAGCAGTTGGTCAAGCATGGCCTTCAGCTGCGATTCGGTGCGTGCACTCGTCAGATCGGCGATCGGCTGGCCCTGAAACATGGCATAGACCGTCGGGATCGAGCGCACCTGGAACTGCGCGGCGATGAACTGTTCCTCGTCGACGTTGAGCTTGGACAGCACCACGCCCTTGTCAGCATATTCGGCCGCGACCTTTTCCAGCACCGGGGTCAGCGCTTTGCACGGGCCGCACCATTCGGCCCAGAAATCGAGGATGACGAGCTTGGTCTGCGATGGTTCGACCACCGCCGTGCGGAAACGGTCGACCGCCTTCTGTTCGTCGATGCTCAGTCCCATGCTGGCCAAGTTGAGTGCTCCTGCTGTGTCATTGGACGCCTGCGCGCCATTGGCTCCAATGTGGGGCCTTGCGCCAAGATGTGAAGCGCGGATTTGTGCTGACCGCTATGCCATACGCGATCAAGCCCCAATCGCGCCAAATTTGCGGGGGTCACTGTGCGAATTTAGCGCTTGCAGGTGTGCCAAGGCGCTGCTAATCGCGCCGCCTCTCCGGCAGGAACCGCGCATCTGCGGCTTTCTGTCAGCGCCAGTGAGCGGGCGTAGCTCAGGGGTAGAGCACAACCTTGCCAAGGTTGGGGTCGAGGGTTCGAATCCCTTCGCCCGCTCCATTATATCCAGCATTTCTGCGACTTTTTGCCTTCGGGCGCCGGGCCATCGGCGACCGGAAAGGCAACGCGATTGCCGGTCTCTGGCTTCTCGAGCTCAACCGCGCCAGACTCCTGCTTTTTCGCATTGCGCCTGATCGCCTGCTCGATCTCGTGATGTGTCATTCCTGACCGCGGGCCTGCGCTGACAGAAGCGATATGATCGTCATCAGCCACACGATGACGGCCGCAAGGAAGACCTTCAACGCGGCGTCCAAGACCCCAGCCAGCGCAGCAAGGAGCAGCGCAAAGCAATAGAAATCACGGCTCGTCAGGTCTTTGAGCAGCCGTGCGTTAGGGCTGCCCGTCTGCTCCTGGATGCGTTTTGCCCCGTCGAAATGGACGATGCCCTCGCGCCGTAAGGCCGAGGCTCCGAGGATGGCGAGGCCGGTGGCCATCACAGCAGCGGCGCCCATGCCGACCAGCGCGTCCTCGGCCCGCCCCTGCATCCAGAAGTTGCAGCCTGCACCGGCCAGAAAGGCCACATTGGTGAAGGCATCGATGATGCTGTCAAGCGAGGCACCGGCCTTCGATGAGCGAAAGGTCGCGCGAGCGATCTCGCCATCGATCCCGTCGACAACCGAGGCGGTCTGGAACAGCAATGCGCCGACCACCAACCCGCCCGGCGTCCCCGTCAGCAGGCTCGCCAACATCGCCAATGCGGTCAGCAATGTCAGCAGGGTGGCATGGCCAGGACGGATCCAGCCGAACCTGAGCAACGCTGCCGAGGCGGCCTGCGACAGGGGGCGGTTGCAATGGCGCGAGATGATCCCGTCGCCGGGTTTTGCCGTGCTGCGCACAATCACCCTTGCCGCTTTGCGCAAAGCCATCTCGGGATCAGCTGGCAGGTCCGGGGCCGCCGCCAAACCCGCTTGCACCGCGCGGATAGTAGCCGCGTCCGGCAGCGCCTCGGCGGGAAGCAAGGTGACGTCGGCAGTTGCCGGGAGTTCGATCACCAAGCCGGGTGCTAGGCGCGTGATCT from uncultured Erythrobacter sp. includes:
- a CDS encoding tetratricopeptide repeat protein, which translates into the protein MGLSIDEQKAVDRFRTAVVEPSQTKLVILDFWAEWCGPCKALTPVLEKVAAEYADKGVVLSKLNVDEEQFIAAQFQVRSIPTVYAMFQGQPIADLTSARTESQLKAMLDQLLAQLPIAGGAGDGVPVEPQGPSPEEIAQFVKLGEEALAAGDPQRAAGIFAQITEFAQDNAPAHAGLVRALVQLGEVDQANQVMEVIDSDPRLATDPAIAPARSALELAGTRVDDSELAALRAAAAAAPEDMDAQFAFAEAAFAAGQRDDAADTLLAMIAADREWNEGAARAKLLKIFEATGLEDEWVVGVRRRLSRVLFG
- a CDS encoding CDP-alcohol phosphatidyltransferase family protein, with translation MSSPLGYRFSSSRTANRMVAGVPAAARLAKAHVAALPGTPLLLVLGDSGPLAPLTRAEITRLAPGLVIELPATADVTLLPAEALPDAATIRAVQAGLAAAPDLPADPEMALRKAARVIVRSTAKPGDGIISRHCNRPLSQAASAALLRFGWIRPGHATLLTLLTALAMLASLLTGTPGGLVVGALLFQTASVVDGIDGEIARATFRSSKAGASLDSIIDAFTNVAFLAGAGCNFWMQGRAEDALVGMGAAAVMATGLAILGASALRREGIVHFDGAKRIQEQTGSPNARLLKDLTSRDFYCFALLLAALAGVLDAALKVFLAAVIVWLMTIISLLSAQARGQE